CCCCATCCCAGTGCGAAAAAGGTGAGCGCATATGCGCTCCAGACCTATCACAGAGCGGTTGTGGCGGGAGGTTTTCCGGAAAATCTCTTTACCTGTATAAAAAATCCGACTATCGAGACGGCCAACATCATGTTCAAACATCCTGATGTCGCTCTGCTGTCGATAACCGGCGGGCCCGGAGTAGTTAAAGCCGCTATGGCAACCAATAAAAAGGTTATTGCCGCCGGACCGGGGAATCCTCCGGCGCTGGTCGACGAGACGGCTGATATTGAAAAAGCCGCCGTCGATATAATCAGGGGAGCCACATTCGACAACAATCTTCTCTGCATTGCCGAAAAAGAAGTGTTTGTTGTAGAGTCGGTTTTTGACCGGTTCATGCTTGCAATGGAAAAGGCCGGCGGTTTCAGGATCGATGAGATTCATATGAATCTCCTGACACAAAAGGCGTTTATATCCAATGAAAAAGGCGGCCATGTACTGAACCGGGAAATGGTGGGGAAGAGTGCAGGATACCTCGCCGATCTGGTCAGAGTAAATATTCCCGAAGGGACACGGCTCCTGTTTGCCGAGACCACCAAGGACAACCTGCTGGTTCAGGAGGAGCAGATGATGCCGCTGCTCCCGGTTGTCAAGGTCAAGAATTTCGATGATGGTTTGAAATGCTGTCTGGAAGCGGAACATGGGTACCGGCATACAGCGCTCATTCACTCAAAGGACATGAACCGTATAACGACCTTTGCTGTGGCGATGAATACGACCATTGTCGTTGCAAACGGGTACAGCAACCAGGGTGACGGTCCTGATGACGGTGAAGCGTACATGGCGTTTACCATTGCTTCCCCGACCGGAGAGGGTGTCACTTCACCGGTGAATTTCTGCAGAATCAGGAGGCTGGCGGTTGCAGGAAGTCTCCGTTTTGTATGAGAATCACTCCATGATATTCATGGTATGAAATAAAATGACCGGCGCACGGAATATCTGGTTTCCGTGCGCTTTTTTATTGCTCCGGCGAATAAATATCGATATTAATATTATACTGGATGCCGAATCAAGTTCAGGATGATGTCTCCGATATCACTGCTTATTCACCGGAGCAATACTGCGATGTGCCGACAGATGTGCTTCAGTAAAAAAAGAAGCCCCGGTTATCTGGAAACCGGGGCTTCGAAAGGGAGGTTCATAGATCGGTAGTGAATTATAGTGCCGACCTGAATAATTGGATGCCCGGGATTAAAAAAAGTTTCAACTCATTTTATCTTTTTTTGACTGAGCTTTCAAAATGAGTTCTTTTTTTCTCTCTTTGCGTCGTTGTTCTCTTCGTTGACGGCGCTGACGGATTTCTGCTTTACGAAGTCTTCTATGCCCCATAAAAAAACCCTCCTCACCTGTTTGTTTTTCGAATGATGGACATTCTTTTTGTCATGTATAGTATAACATAAATGAATACAAAGTCAACATGGTTCGTGATTTTATGGAAACTCGGAATCCACACCATGCTTGATAAGAAATTGTTTCAATTCATCCCGTGAAGGCAGAGAGTTCCTTCCTCCCAGCGCCCGGCAATTGAGTGCCCCTACAGCCGATGACAGTTCGAGGCACCGTTCAAGGGTAAGGCTCTTTGAGAGAAAATGACAAAATGCGCCATGAAACGCATCACCCGCTCCCGTGGAGTCAACACACTCGATTAGAAACGGTCTGAAACGTTTAATCTCTTCTCCTGACAGATAAGCTCCGCCCTGAACACCCCCGGTAATGACAGGAATTCCCCGATGAATGGAGGCAAGTTTTTTCAGCATTGATTCAGGAACGGTTTCACCCGTAATTTCATGGGCAAAAAATTCCGGAATTATGAGATAATCAATCAATGGCATGAGGTGTTCAAGCCCGGGATACATTCTTTTAAAGTCGGCAACCACGGGAATTCCCCGTGACCTTGCCCACCGGGCACCCTCGATGGCGCCATCTATCCAGTGGCCATCCACAAGGAGAACCTCCGTACCCTCGAGCAATGAACAATCGAGTGGCAGAGGATCAGTGAACGCTGGTTTTGTGTGTTCCGAAAAGAACTGTTTTTCTCCGGTCACAGAGTCCACAAATACCACTGCGCACGTTGTGTTTCTCCCCCGGACAGTGACCGAGCCGGTGGTATCGACACCGAAACGGTGAACACTGTCCAGAATATAACGTCCGACCATATCGTCACCGATGCGCGTAAAGAGCCGTGTCCGGGAACCGAGTTTCGCTGCTGCACAGAGAGCGGTGGCAGCCATTCCGCCGCCCTCGGATGTGAGCCTGTCACAGTAAAATGATCCTTCGCCGTTTTTAAAACCGTCCATAACCATAATAATGTCCAGAACGGCTATACCTATCGCAGCGATCATAGCGTAATAATCCTGAGAAAGAAGTAATTAAGGAACCGATACATGTCATCATGTGTTTCCAATGAAGAAAATAACCAAAATGCGGCATTCAAGACAATCAATTATTTACGGCATACTTTTTGCGAATTTATAATAAAAGATTTCCAGGTCACCCTGTAGGGGAAGGGTTATGAATTCTGCCGAAAATCATGGTAATATCCTGTATTTGAACAAAGTTGAAAAACTGTATTCTGTTAAGGTTTTATTGTTTGCAGGCA
This window of the bacterium genome carries:
- a CDS encoding PfkB family carbohydrate kinase gives rise to the protein MIAAIGIAVLDIIMVMDGFKNGEGSFYCDRLTSEGGGMAATALCAAAKLGSRTRLFTRIGDDMVGRYILDSVHRFGVDTTGSVTVRGRNTTCAVVFVDSVTGEKQFFSEHTKPAFTDPLPLDCSLLEGTEVLLVDGHWIDGAIEGARWARSRGIPVVADFKRMYPGLEHLMPLIDYLIIPEFFAHEITGETVPESMLKKLASIHRGIPVITGGVQGGAYLSGEEIKRFRPFLIECVDSTGAGDAFHGAFCHFLSKSLTLERCLELSSAVGALNCRALGGRNSLPSRDELKQFLIKHGVDSEFP
- a CDS encoding aldehyde dehydrogenase EutE; protein product: MIDEQQIRKIVESVVASVASSSGGSLPKTSPSAIMPSMPAPSVAAVSPTAGIRGQDGVFDRMEDAIAASKRAFEEFKKFSIRERERLIGILRRVTLDKAEEFSKMIVEETGMGNVRDKILKHRNCAKNSPGTEYLVSRSWSGEKGVTLEEFAPFGIIGAITPSTHPVPTLVNNAIIMLAGGNTVVFNPHPSAKKVSAYALQTYHRAVVAGGFPENLFTCIKNPTIETANIMFKHPDVALLSITGGPGVVKAAMATNKKVIAAGPGNPPALVDETADIEKAAVDIIRGATFDNNLLCIAEKEVFVVESVFDRFMLAMEKAGGFRIDEIHMNLLTQKAFISNEKGGHVLNREMVGKSAGYLADLVRVNIPEGTRLLFAETTKDNLLVQEEQMMPLLPVVKVKNFDDGLKCCLEAEHGYRHTALIHSKDMNRITTFAVAMNTTIVVANGYSNQGDGPDDGEAYMAFTIASPTGEGVTSPVNFCRIRRLAVAGSLRFV